The segment GTGATGTGATTGGGCCTGGACTGTGAACGGATTGGGCCTAGTTTGTGGATTGTGAATATAAtagcatcaaatataccttcaAATTATCGTAAAGGATATGTATATTCTTTCCGttatatttttggaaatattgGCGGAAAAACAAGAGTCTATGTTCCCCTTCCATTATATCGGATGAATAAATAGAGATACGTGGCGCAATTTAATTCGTTGATCCGATATTTGATAATTGTTAGGTCAATGAATAAGATAATGACACGTGTATATCcgttaatataaataattcacaAATTCTTCACCCTTAAAATTGTCAACCAAACGTGGTAgtaatattatatatgaattactCAACTTTTTTCTTATCCACCTATCAAACATCGTATGAGTTATAGCATATAGACTCTAAAAGATTTGTTTATACCGCTACCAATTCCTTATATTTAAGGTCATATTCTCGCTAAGCTTTATATATATGTCAGAATTTTTCCGTCATATTTTTGGAACATCGGTAAATTTTTGTTGTGCAAAAACAAGAGCATATGTGCCCTTTAATTCTAAcggaagactaaatagggaTACGTGACGCAATCTAATCCGTCGAttcgatatttaataaatgttcGATCGGtaaataagattatgacacgtgcACGTCTGTTCATATACATAAACCACAAATTTTTCATCCTTAAAATTATCAACAACGTggtattaatattaatattatatatgaattgcTAACTTTTTTCTTATCCACATATCAAAAGTTGTATGAGTTATAACCTATAGACTCTAATACATGAATGAGATTTGTTTTATACCGCTACCAAAAAATCCCTTATATTcaggagaaaggagaaaaggaTAAACCAAACTATCATAAATGGTATGCAAAGACCCTTCATCATACTTTTGGGACGTTATTGTCTCTGTCGTTCAAAAATTAGAGCGTATATGCCCTTCACTCTAACGGAAGATTAAATAGGGACACGTGGCGCAATCTTATCCATCGATCCGATGTTCGATCGGTGGATAAGATTGTGACACGTGTATATCTGTCACTATAAAGGGTATATACGCTCTAGTTTTTTTACGGCAAAGACAGTTATGTCCCAAAAATATGACGGAAGATATCTAcatactatatattatattcggggatatatgtatataattattatctttttcctCGAAAGAATACATCCCTCCCCCCACCTCAACCACCTCACCCCCACCCcctcaccccaccccaccccacccccacctcaCACACACTCATGTTTTCTTAATAGAGAAGTTTACATAATGCAAAAGGGTAATTTTGTCATTTCACATCTTCAAATTCCATCGAAATCCGTGCCGTAAAGCAGACACAAAAAACCACGAAGGATACGCGTCTTCTGTGTCTATCATTTACTTAATAGGCAAAAACTTTTGTTCTTGATCAAATTTTGATTCATCATATCCTTCTgtttatccaaaaaaattaagaaatgggGTTGCTTTCTAATAGGTAATCtgattttttccaatttttttcaatttttttggtggGGTTTTGAAGTTTTTACTGATTTATATCTTTGTTTTGTTCGTTTTTGGTGAAATGATTGACAGAATTGATAGAAGCAGCCTCAAACCTGGAGATCATATTTATTCTTGGCGTACTGCTTATATTTATGCCCATCATGGTTAGAATATGAAATTTTCTGGTTTAATTTGATATCTTAATGTTGatgtagaaaaataaaaacttgttttttatgttaaataatgTTGATTTGAATACATGAACATTAAAAAAAGGATTTAATCTGATGTTAAATGttgatgttaaaaaaaaaaaaaaacttgttctttatggtaaATAATGTTTGATTGGATATGTATCCTAGGGTGTAGAACCATGAGGTCTCGGGTTCAAATTTcgattttttcttatttgttaacTTGTTGTTGGTAGATTTATTGATAGCATTTAAGGTCGGTGTAGTAAAAAAACTTGTTTTTTTATGGTAAATAATGTTTAATTGGATATGTACCTATTGGTGTGGAACCATGAGGTGTCTGGTTCAAATTGCAAAGGATCTTTTCCCCTTTCTGTTGTTGGTGGGAGGGAGCGGGTATGAGGTATCTTGGTTCATTATGGAAATGAGATAATACATGGTGTTGTTCTAGATTTGTTGATGGCATTTAATGTTGATGCGGAGAACCATGAGGTCTCGGGTTCAAATTCCAAGTGATTTTTTCTAATCTGTTAAGTTGTTGGTGGTGGGAGGCGGCAGGTGTTTCGGAGAATTATGGAAATGAGATATACATGGGGTTGTTCTAGATTTATTGATAGCATTTAAGGTTGGTGTAGTAAAAaaaacttgttctttatggtagATAATGTTTAATTGGATATGTACCTATGGATGCGGAACCATGAGGTGTCTGGTTCAAATCGCAAGTGATTTTTTCCCCGTTTGTAACTTGTTGGTGGTGGCAGGTGCGAGGTATCTCGGTTAATTATGGAAATGAGATAGTACATGGGGTTGTTCTAGATTTATTAATAGCATTTAAGGTCGCtgtagttaaaaaaaaattgatctttaTGGTAAATAATGTCCAAGTGGATATGTACCTATTTGTGTGGAACCATGAGGTGTCTGGTTCAAATCGTAAGTGATTTTTCACCTATTTGTAACTTGGTGGTGGTGGGAGGTGGCAGCTATGAGGTATGTTGGCGAATTATGGAAATGAGATAATACATGGAGTTGTTATAGATTTGTTGATAGCATTTAATGTTGATGCAGAAAAAACGTGTTTTTTATGGTAAATAATGTATAGTTGGATATGTACCTATGGGTGTGGAACCATGAGGTGTCTGGTTCAAACTGCAAGTGATTTTTTCCCCGTTTGTAACTTGTTGGTAGGAGGTGGCAGGTATGAGGTATCTCGGTTAATTATGGAAATGAGATAATACATGGGGTTGTTCTAGATTTGTTGATAGCATTGAATTTTCAAGGcaattgtgttttctttttgaattgtGTCTGTGAGTATTTAGATTTTGCTAAATCTCTGTTGTTTCTATGTTTTTAGACTATAACTAGttaaattgataaaaacttTGTTCAAGTACGAAAACTTGGAATCTGTTCTTTTCATTTTGTCTAAGCCTGGTAGATAGATTTTTGTGGTACATGTGTCGGTGGGAGGTAGTAGGTACCTCTTGTGGAATGCGCGGTTATCATAAGCAATTAGGAACGAAATGCGTTATGTGAGTGATCCATTTCTTTGATCAAGTAATTCTCAGGGGTTACCTTTTTCTTGACTATGTGCTTAGTGATAGACCTTAGAGGGCTTTGCCAATATGGGGTGTAGCTCATTCACTTAATAAAGCAGTTAATTATAGAACGGAAGATGATCCACTGATGTTATTCGGAAAATCCTGTAGTAATTTGCTTGCTACAGTGAAGGGTTATCGGTCTTTCTGTAAGTTCAAGGGAATTGGCTTGTTGCCAGTATTCACATTAGTCTAAAGAAGATTTGAAGTGCATAGATAATGTTATCGAAACGTTTGCGCTTTGGCATGTTATTTAAGTTTGATCTTGTTTATGCTTCTGAATCACTTCGACCATCTATCCTTACCCATGAGGTTCCAACATTTTCTCCTTAATTGACCTAGGAGTTGTTCCCGGGCATCCTCAAAAAAAAGGTTATTATACACCCCAACCCCATCCCTTGTTTCCTGATTACCTTGATTAATAAACTAGAGAAAACAAAGAttattttgtaataatattgGATATGCCTAAATAACAGGTATCTATGTTGGGGATAATAAAGTCATTCACTTCACAAGACGTGGTCAAGAAGTAGGAACTGGAACCATTCTGGATCATATTTTGGTAAGTTCAATTCCAAATCGATCTACTGTTCCTTGTACTGTTTGCACCCCACCATCAGATGGTCACGGAGTAGTCTCGTCATGTTTGGACTGCTTTCTTGCTGGAGGTATCCTCTATCGCTTTGAATATGCTGTAACTCCTGCTATCTTCCTCGCAAAAGCACGTGGAGGAACGTGCACTCTTGCAGTCTCGGATCCAGATGACATTGTAGTCCATCGAGCAAACTACCTCCTTACAAATGGCTTTGGACTGTACAATGTGTTCAAGAACAACTGTGAGGACTTCGCCATCTACTCTAAGACAGGACTACTCGTGGTAGATGATAGTACAATGGGACAAAGTGGACAAGCAGTGTCTATAATCGGTGGACCACTTGCAGCTGTTATGTCAACACCACTACGTCTAGTCACCACCAACGTTTATGGGATGGTAGCAACAGCTGTTGGGGTCTATTGTGCCAGTCGCTATGCAGCTGATATTGGTATGCGGAGGGATGTGATGAAAGTATCTGCAGAAGATCTAACAACAAGGCTAACAACTGGCTTGCTCCGGGTTGTTGAACCTAGTCTCGCAGTTTTGCCACCTACGACTAGCTAGTATCATTTCTTGATATGTAATAACGCGCTATAGAGTCGGAAAGTGAGctttctttttaatatacatGGGAGCTTCTAGCTATATGTCTTGAGGCTTCTGTATCTGTTGTACTTTATTATGTGTTGTTTTGCCTCCAAAAGAAGTTGTAATGTGATTGCAGATTTGTGATGTTTAATCTCAGATATGTTCCTTCTTCAGTGTATTTTATGGTTTCACATATCAACTCCCTCTATCGATAACGTAATATATCTACCCTATCACAGAAAAACGAACTTGGTCAGCAGGTAATTGATCTTCGTTTGATACGTTACATGTATCAAGATATAATCGACAGGAAAATCAATCGAAAATAGCAGAAGTATAACCAACAATAGAATATCTGAAGTAGTTCTTCACAACTACATAGCTGTTCTTGATTTATAATCATTAGTAAacaacaaatacacatttaacaATCTTGAGCCTATATGTTCTGCCAAACATGCtaccaaaattttaaatatacaccAGACAGACATTTAGGACAATGTATATATCTGAGTCGAAACTGAATCACTCAGTAACTTATCGATAGCTagtttatatgatgatattcTCTTCAACACCTTCGCGCAAAAGAAATTCCGTGGATTGGCCTTCAAAGACACTGGATTGCATATTCTTTAATAGTGTATACTTCACCAACCACTCAATTGCTTATGGACCTTTGAGTTCTGTGAGGATTTCCCACCTTTGTCTTTGTATGTATTCCTCGAGGCAAAGTTCCTCTTGCCCCGATGGGCAGCCTGGATAGCCTTCTTCCTTTGCTTGCTCAGGCTTTTCTCTAGTTCAGGATCATCTTCAGACTCggcctcttcctcttcctcggGATCATTTTCATCCCCAACTTGATGGTTATCGTCGTGCTTATCATCCCCAGTTTGATGATTAACGTCTTCCTGCAAGAGAATATCTCTAGTAAATGCCAAGAGACACAAGAAATGTTCTCTTTTGCTTTACAGCAAAGGCGTAGTATGTAGAAAAATGGTTCATCAGTTGTCATCTCgttttttatttagatttataCGAGAACTGTTTGAGGCTCATCTTATGTTTCCATATTTCGGGTGAAATTCATATTAAAGTAGCACATTACTATGttcaaataataaagaatagtGTAAGAGAATTGGGTCCCAAATTCTCGTATCAACCAAACGAACCAGAAACATTTCATGTTATGACTTTAATCTGTAGTGAGATCACTACGTCTTTGCCTCTTCTCTCATTGTTTCTTAGTGGAGAAAGATGAATTACCTTCGCCAAGTCCAAGGATTCGAGCTGCTTGACGTTTGTGTTGTTAAtgtcttcttcatcttcttcatcagcAGTTCCTTCATCGTCAGAATCTGAATGATTTTCAAGTTCTCCCTCAATCAACTGCAAACAAAGTAAAGAATAACTACAAAGTCGAGTACAACAGGcgattcaaattcaaaatggcAGGATATCACAAAGCTGCGATAAGTTTTTCTATGTTTGACACAAGAAGAAAGACAATGTCGAGGTAATCATGTGCCAGGGCCATAAAAAGTGTCCTCACAGCACTGCAGCACATCCCACAAAACCAGTCCCCCAGGTTTTCTGAAAGGAAGAATCAAAAATCGGCAACTTCATGCCTTTAAGTTAGCTTACCTCCTCCAAATATAAGTGTCCTAGCCCCAAAGATTTTggctaaaataagtaaagttGCGGGGTTGCACGGAAAGGTAGAATCAGAAATCCCCATGACTGTGTAATAACCATGACATAGGAACAACATaccataaaaggaaaagaaaaaacttattCCCAAAAAGTCAAGCTGCAAGCTTAAAAGACAAACTTTTTTCCCCTTCTCTTTTGTTGCCAGTCTATTTCGTTCATGAGAAGGCAATAGAATATGAATATCTAAGTTACTCAGCAACAAATACCATCACATTCGTCACACAGTCGCAATATTCAAAGTTAAGTTTCCAGAATAATACGAGAGTCAGCTTCATTGGGGTTCCAAAAGAAGTCATTCAATCTaaacatagtttattttatttgtttcccTTCTTACTGGAATAAGGCTATATCCAGAAAGTTTCTTCTTCTAGTAAGGTTCACAAATTTTAGTTGCAATTGAGCCATTTGATTGTACCTTTTCAAGCTCATCTTGATCCTTTCTCGTAAAACCACTGGCAGCAAGTTCTTTGTCCAAGAAACCGCTGTTCTTGTTTATTTCAGAAAATTGGGGGCGACCAACTTCATTTATGTCAACCTCCAAACCATCagaatcattttcattttcatcaaaGGACATATTGTACCTAAAGATAGGTAAGAGAGATAAACTATGAGCTCACGCTTCAAAGGAAAATTCAGCGTCTCAAATTCATATGTAGCAGCAAAATAGTTATCAGGATAAAAAAGTGACTCCAAAAGATGAGTCCCAAAAATACATCATAAAGTGGAAGAAGTCTTCACAGGTAGCGTCTTGGTCAAACAGATGGACTTCTCCAAATAAACAGAAAGGAGTAAATTCACTAACCGCTTTGCAAAGAACTTATAGATGCACTCCACATCACGATCAAAGTACCTAACATGTAGAAACTTGTATCAGGGACAGCAATTTTTCTAAGAGCACAATCTATAGCACACAGTGGTCCAGATGAAGGGAGGGAACTAACAAGAAAAACAGAATTCTGAAAGACTGTTTAGATGGAATAAGATGGGAAAATATCTTACATCTGAGCGTTAGGATGAGAGACTGACACCATTTGTGGGAAATCAATTATGGTGACcttttcatcatcatcaatctGTAATCCAATAAGGTACATAAGAATTATCAGCAAACTGACGAACAGGTCTAATATAAGCCTATACAATGAAAGCAATTGAAACGGgcaaagaaatgaaaaatggaaGAACATATTCCACTTGCACACTGGCGAACCAAGCTCGTaaggaacaaaaaaatatagcagttaaatataatgataaccttaaataaatcaaagaagGAATAGAAGATACCATTAtgttaaattcattaaaatcaCAGTGAATAAGCCCGTGTTCTGCCAAACGAATAACAGCAGCGATGATTGTTTCAAAAACCACATCTGGGTTTTGCAGCTCCCTAACCTGCACACTATTATAACCATTTCTATAAGTTCTACAGCCACTATTTCTaggaagaaactaaaaatacaataataatgcACTGTTAGCCGAAGATCAAGAATATGCTTTTTCTAAGGTTAAGTTCATAGATAACAATTTCTTTTACAGATTAACATAATTCTCATAATGCTATTAATAGAGTATCCAAGCATTCCATTTATTACAATGAGTTGTTGCTATAAGCACAAAATAGATTAGACAAGATTATAGGGTTTATGCGGGAGCGAGAATCCCTAAATAGTATTTGGGAAGAAAAATTAACATTACCAATTTAGTTAAGGTCAAAGGTCAGTTTAGCCACATAATTTGATCATACAAAGGTAGATGAAGCTAACATACTTAAGAAAGGAAAAACACAGAACATGATAGGAGAACTGCTATGAAGCAAGCTATGGAGAATCCAATTACTACTATACAAAAACTCAATTACTGAAAAATTATGGTTATACTAAACCTCAAATACcataaaaactatattttccagGTTATGATGGTGATTAGAAATAAACAACTCTTCTCGCATCCTTATGGCTAATATTATAAAGCTAGGTATAGACTAAAAATGTTGCATATGTACTGGTACGTAATTAAGTAATAACACCAAGTTTACAGAAGTTCAGAGATATTAGGAAACTCTAGTATAACAGATAATCTCCATCGTTACTATATTTGTGAAATACTTACAGTGGATAGCCTGGGACAAGTGACATAATCACACAATGTCGGTTGCAATCCACAGCCTGAGGAACAGGAAATCCATGTTCTTCTAGTGCCTGTTTACACAAGTGTTTAATATCAAACAAATCTCCTAATTCAAACACGATACGGCAAATTAGAGAGCTGCACTTACCTTCATAAAAGCAAACTCTTTCAAAGCAGCAAGTCGGGACAAGTACAGCCAATTGTAGCTACTACGATGCCTCAAATAGTCACGTTTCGATTTGACTGCCCTAAAAGAAACCctaccaagtctgtgcaacttCATTGCAAGAACTGTGCCATCTTCCTTTACAACCtcaaaaatatctataaaaaatGGATAcatttaagtataaattataaaGTAACAAAAACAACAGTTAAACACAagaatattgatgaaaatttacCAGACTCTTTTCCAACACCAATTTGACGACCCACTCCATTAAACATCCCACGATTAACCAAAGTCTTTATCGCAAGGAAATCATAACCAAGGTAGGTGAGTCGAAATCCATCATCTACACAGCaatgttaagaaataaaattcagAACAAAAAGGTAGCCCCAATACTGTAGcttttaacaaaacaaaaacaatcaaAACACTCACATTTAGAAGAGTCATGATGCACTAATTTGTGCTTTAGCAAATTCTTCAACACTTTATATGTGCCTCCATGCCTAAAAACAATTAAACATaactataaaaacaaaaaaacagaaaaaaaaataacaaaacaacaCAACAGCTAATGTATTTCCAATTCAGAAAAATGGACTAACTTGAGGCGAGCAATCCGGTCAATGAGCTCACAAGGCACAATCTCATGCTGAAAAAGCCAAAACACAAACCATCATAAActgaaaagaaaacaaatcaaaGTCGAAAAGGGTGTATACGATTTTACAGACATTGCGCATTCCCATCTCAACGGCAGTAAGGACCCTGAAATCATCTTTCGAAAGGTATCTCAAAACGTTAACATCCAACTTCATCTTATCCTCTTTTGCTGCTGTTAATGATTGCTAACACCTTTATACAAAAAACCCACCAAAGATTATGCAATTTAGACAAAATATTGAGAAGTTTGAGGATTATAATCAGCTCCAAGAGCTACTATACAAAGTTAATTTTAGGACAGACAGAGATAAGATAAAAGGAACCAATTACAGTAGCTTGAACACCATAACATCTGAACCTAAAAAAGATCATAACtttacaaaagataaacaaGAAACATGTAAAGGGTCGAAACCCCATATCATTTACTACACAAAAATCATTGAATCTTTGCTTTTTATTCCTGTTCTATACACAACAACTATGGCTCCAAACACAACAAAATACTAAactaaatttctaaaaaaaaaaaaagtttaattgaTAGAATTAATACAATACTTACTTGTTAATGGAAGATTATTGAAActtcaagaagagaaaaactGAGTTGCTGAAGAAAATTACTCGAAAAATTGAAGGCTTTTGAGctagtgaaaaaaaaaaagagttcaaACAAACCTAGACGAAtccctaaaaaaataaaaaataaataaaaaagaaaaattaaaaaatatttatttttcttaattcgAAAATGCTAGGTAAAATTTATatctatcaaataaaaaattgtttataatttattttttggaatttgaTGTGTAAAagtttttgctttttaaaaatatatatgttcaaATATTAAACTATAAATAGAAAGTATTACCCTTCTAAATTACTAGTTCGGAGAATATTTTTGATACAaaagtatttatcaaaataagttGATTTCTGATCAGACAAGGTAGTAATTGTTGTATTTCGGATCGAACGAACTTGCATAAAAAGTATTGGAATCTTTTTTttgggagggggagggggggcAGGGGTTCATTTGTCATTTGATATCATATTAAAATtcgactaatttaaatttatcgtATAGATACATTAAGGAGAAGTAGGATTGTTTTTAACTCAAGACTCGAAATCAAAACTCCTGATTAAAGAAGGAACATTTCTATCTACTACACCGTATTCTTTAATAATagtattgaaaattttaatttgatgattaataaattttaaatttttaaaaaattgatattaattcGACAATCCATTAGTTTAACTAAACAACTTTAAATCGATTAAACGTTTAAAATTGAACTACATAATATCTTAATGAGCTtcattatttcaattttgacCCAACAATACCCAATGGACTTAGAAACCAACTTGAGAGTGGAAAAGCCCAATGGGCTTCAAACAGCACTCACACaaacatattttgaaaaatggaactttttttagaaaaaataatttaaatagacGCCGAATCAATCgtttaaattaaaacttatgtgtatatatacacatgtaatATCACAAAGTGAGGTATGAAAGAATAGAATGTATCCAAATATTAGTTTTCAGAAAGGGTATGTTTCGATACGTtgtgtcaaaataattttcctttttggcGTTAAAACTCTTGTTATTATAGGTAGAATATTGTAATAGaaaagtaaatatattataaaaaaataattttggagaAAATCAAACTATTGTAGTAATATAATCTTTATAATGAATGACCTTTATAATAAAGTTTGATTGTATAACCTAAATATAATTAgctttacatatatatatatatataacgtcattttcatcatcttttatttacttgatttataagatttcattgtttatttacTAGTGAATCATCTAAGTTGATCTGTTAAAATATGATTACGTAATACAATAAAAAGTCAAGTATGATCTCTCTTTTAATTTACTATCTGaagtttgatatttattttgagattcaGCTAATTTAAATTCGAATGGAAAAGTCTCACTTTGACAAACACTAAGCCCTTCATAGCAAAGACGTTCAACTTCATTCTCAAAGCTCAAATTTGATAATCGATCCTTAAtaagaattaaaaaagaatatttatcacttaataatagaaaattattgtAGCAGACTAACCCAATTATTCATTGTAACGTGGACCAAATTGATTGAATAATTGTAGCAATTGGTCCAAACAATTTTTTCACACTTGTGTGGATaagaatttttaatatttttcaacaatttattGGTCCAAacaaatcttcttctttttcttataagTGGGGTTGGAAATTCAGTGAAtggctgatttttttttttgaaatatcga is part of the Solanum lycopersicum chromosome 1, SLM_r2.1 genome and harbors:
- the LOC101262646 gene encoding protein LEAD-SENSITIVE 1, which translates into the protein MGLLSNRIDRSSLKPGDHIYSWRTAYIYAHHGIYVGDNKVIHFTRRGQEVGTGTILDHILVSSIPNRSTVPCTVCTPPSDGHGVVSSCLDCFLAGGILYRFEYAVTPAIFLAKARGGTCTLAVSDPDDIVVHRANYLLTNGFGLYNVFKNNCEDFAIYSKTGLLVVDDSTMGQSGQAVSIIGGPLAAVMSTPLRLVTTNVYGMVATAVGVYCASRYAADIGMRRDVMKVSAEDLTTRLTTGLLRVVEPSLAVLPPTTS
- the LOC101248232 gene encoding serine/threonine-protein kinase rio2, with the protein product MKLDVNVLRYLSKDDFRVLTAVEMGMRNHEIVPCELIDRIARLKHGGTYKVLKNLLKHKLVHHDSSKYDGFRLTYLGYDFLAIKTLVNRGMFNGVGRQIGVGKESDIFEVVKEDGTVLAMKLHRLGRVSFRAVKSKRDYLRHRSSYNWLYLSRLAALKEFAFMKALEEHGFPVPQAVDCNRHCVIMSLVPGYPLVQVRELQNPDVVFETIIAAVIRLAEHGLIHCDFNEFNIMIDDDEKVTIIDFPQMVSVSHPNAQMYFDRDVECIYKFFAKRYNMSFDENENDSDGLEVDINEVGRPQFSEINKNSGFLDKELAASGFTRKDQDELEKLIEGELENHSDSDDEGTADEEDEEDINNTNVKQLESLDLAKEDVNHQTGDDKHDDNHQVGDENDPEEEEEAESEDDPELEKSLSKQRKKAIQAAHRGKRNFASRNTYKDKGGKSSQNSKVHKQLSGW